A segment of the Deinococcus sp. HSC-46F16 genome:
GGAGTGACCCCCGTGAGTCCCGTCCGTAATCTGTCGGTCACCGGCTACGAGACGAGCTACCGCCTGACGCAAAACGTTCGTGACCAGAATGGCAACACCATCGCGGCGGGCAGCTACGTGATCTGCGACAACCGGGATACGCGCGTGGGTGTGGACGTGAGCTGGACGGGCGGCCTCTCGCAACTGGCGATTCAGTTCACGGGTGCCCGTACGGGGCAGACCAAGACCGTCGCCACGGAGGATTACGGCCCGATCGACTACCGGGGAGCAGGGCGCTACGAGTACACCCTGACGCCCGGCATGGCTCCCCAGACCCTGAAAAACGGCCTGGGTGCCCAGGCGATCACTGTGAACCCCATCACGAACGTGACCGTCAAGGGCTACACCTACGTCCGGGTGCAGGGCTACGACGCCGCAGGCGGGGCGAGCAACATCGCGGAGAGCGTCACCCAGATTCCCGTCGTGGACTGCCTCTAAACCCCTTCCCGTCATCGCGAGGGCCGCCCCCATTCCGGAGGCGGCCCCTCTGCTTTATCCCTTATCCAGCTCAGCGTTCGCCGGTTTGCAGGGTTTCGCTGATCTCGCCGCTGCGGCCGCTCGTGCCGCCGCTGCCGGTCATCAAGAGGCCCAGGCCCGTCTCGGTGGCTTCGCTGGCGGGCACCTCGCCCACGACCTCGCCCTCGTACATCACCAGGATGCGGTCGGAGAGGTTCATCACCTCGCCCAGATCGGCGCTGACGAGCAGCACGGCGAGGCCCTGATCGCGGGCTTCCACGATGCGGGCGTGGATGAACTCGATCGCGCCGATGTCCACCCCGCGCGTGGGCTGGGAAGCGACCAGAATCTTGGGACCTTTCCGCATCTCGCGGGCCACGATCAGCTTCTGGGCGTTGCCGCCGGAATACTGCCCGGCCCGCAGGTGGGGGCTGCGGGGGCGCACGTCGTACTGCTCGCTCAGTCGCTTGGCGTTCTCCGCGATCACGTCCAGCCGCAAGAAGCCCAGCGGCCCGGCGAAGGGAGCGCGGTCGTGCTCGCCCAGGATGTAGTTTTCGGCAGTGGTCATGTCCAGCACCAGCCCGCGCTCATTGCGGTCTTCGGGGATATGCGAGAGGCCCGACGCCTCGACCTCGCGCACGCCCTGCGCCCGGCGGCCCAGGTAGGTGATCTCGCCGCCCGCGACCGGAGTCAGGCCGGTGATCGCCTCCACGAGTTCGCTCTGGCCGTTGCCCTCCACGCCCGCGATCCCGACGATCTCGCCCGCCCGCACCTGAAAGGACACGTTCTTGACCGCGAAGCCGTGCTCGCCGCGCACGCTGACCCCGCGCACGTCCAGCGCGACCTCGCCGGGCTGGGCGGGGGCCTTCTGCACCCGCAGGCTGACCTCACGGCCCACCATCATCTGGGCGAGCGTCTCGGTGGTCGCGCCCTGGGCGGGAATGGTGCCGATCATCTTGCCGTCGCGAATCACCGAGATGGTGTCCGAGATGTGCAGGACCTCGTGCAGCTTGTGGCTGATGAAAATGACGGCGTTGCCGCTCGCCGCGTACTGATTTTTCAGGAAGTCGAACAGCTCGTCCGTCTCGCTGGGGGTCAGCACGGCGGTCGGCTCGTCCAGAATCAGGATGCGGGCACCCCGGTACAGCGTCTTGAGAATCTCGACCTTCTGCTGGAGGCCCACCGGGAGGTCCCCCACCAGGGCGTCGGGGTTGAGGGCGAAGCCGAACTGCCGAATCAACTCCGCCACCCGCCGCCGCGCCGAGGCGTAGTCGATGGCCCCGCCCGAGGTCGGCTCGGCGCCCAGAATCACGTTCTCGGTGACGGTCAGGGTATCCACCAGCATGAAGTGCTGAAACACCATGCCGATGCCCCGCGCAATGGCCTGCGAGGGGTCGGTGAAGTTCACGACCTCACCGTCCACGACGATCTCGCCGGAGGTGGGGGGCTGGGCGCCGTACACGATCTTCATCAGGGTGCTCTTGCCCGCGCCGTTCTCGCCGCACAGGGCGTGGACGCTGCCCCACCGCACGTTCATGGAGATGTTGTCGTTGGCGAGCACCAGGGGAAAGCGTTTGGTGATCCCGCGCAGCTCCAGCGCGGACTCGGAACGGTGCGCCGGGCCAGCCTGCACCGGGGAGGAAGAAACCGTCATGCCCCCAGTGTAACGGCCCCGCCCCCTGGCATCCGGAACGAAAGAAGCGTCACAATGGCCCGACATGGAAGCCTTCTGGTTGGCCGTCACGAACCTGGGACGTGACGAGGTCTTTATCGTCGTGCTCGCGCTCTACACCTGGCTGGTGAACCCCTGGGGCGGGCGCAATCTGGGCGTCGCCTTTGCCCTGTCGTATCTGGTCAATACGGCCCTGAAGTTCGGCTTCGATCTGCCCCGCCCCTTCGACAACGGCGCGGTCGCCAGCGAGGCGGCGCGGGCCACGGCGGGCGGCCCTGGCCTTCCCAGCGGGCACACCCAGATGAGCACGACCCTGTGGGGCGGGATCGCCGCGCAGCTTGGGCGGCCCGGCGCGTGGGTCGTCGCCCTGATCCTGATTGGCCTGATTGCCTTTTCGCGGCTGGCGCTGAATGTGCATTATCCGAGTGACGTGATCGTGGGACTGGGACTGGGGGCGGCTTTTGCGGCCCTCGCGGCACGGGGACATTTCGCGCAGCCGGGGGCGACCCGCTGGCTGATTCCGGCGCTGTTCCTGGCGGTCGCGGCCTTCCTGCCTGCCGGAACGCCGCGCGAGTATGCGGTCGCCCTGGGGCTGACGGCGGGGTTCTGGTTCGTGCGCCCCAACTACCAGCCGCCGCGTGACTGGACTGGGCGAGCCACCGTCGCCGTGCTCGGCCTGCTGATCGTCTTCGCGGTGTATTTCGGGCTGGCGGCGGTGCTGGGTGGGCTGAGCGACCTGCCGCTGGTGCGGGCGCTGCGCTACGCGGTGCTGGTGTGGGTCGCGGCGGAGGGAGCGCCGCTGCTGCTGGGGCGCTGGCTGCGGCGGGCGTAGTCAGAGCAGGAAAGGTTGATGGGGGCGTGGCTGACACGCCCCCTTTGCTGCGCTGCTTTCTAAAACTGCGGAAAAGAGTCTGGGGCTCCCAGGCTTCCAGCTCCCCTCAAGCACTCACGCGCCCCCGCCCACCGTTTTTGCCCTGCCGCACCACATCGGTGATCCCCGGCACGCGCCGGATCGCCTCCCGCACCGTCTCCAGGTCGGCCTGTCCGGTCACGGCCAGCCGCAGCAGGATGTGGGCCACGCCGTCCGCCCCCACCCCCGCCTCAATCTTCATCGGGCTGCGCTTCTCGGCGGCGATCGCCCCCAGTACGTCGGCCAGCAGGCCCTGGCGGTCGGGGGCCACCACGTCGAGGTCCACGATGGTGCCGCCCGGCGTGCCCGAATCCCAGGAGGCGGCGACGCAGCGTTCGGGCTCGTCCTTGAGCAGCCGGATCATGTTGGGGCAGTCGATGCGGTGGATGCTGACCCCCCGCCCCCGCGTGAGGTAGCCCATGATCTGGTCGCCCCGGATCGGGTTGCAGCAGTTGGCGAGCTTGGTGGCCGTGCTCAGGCCCTCGACGTACACGCCTCCGGGGGTGGGGGGCCGGGGCGTGGGCGAGGCGCGGCGGGCGACCGCGTCGGCCTGCTCCTGCGCGAGGCTGGGCGAGAGCAGCCGCCCCACCACGCTGGGGGTCAGCTTGCCCGCATGCAGGGCGAGGTACAGGTCGTCGGGGTTGCGGGTGCCCAGGAGCTTCTGCGAGGCGTCCTCCAGCAGCTTGGTCCGCATCAGTTGGCGCACGGGCAGGTGCCGCTTGCGCAGGTAGCGCTCCAGCAGGTCGTGGCCGCGCTGCAGGGCCTCGTCGCGCTCCTGTTGCCGGAAGTAGTGGCGAATCTTGGCGCGGGCCGAGCGGGTCACCACGAAGTTCAGCCAGCCCTGGTTCGGCTTGCTGTTTTTCGAGGTCACGATTTCCACCATGTCGCCGTTTTGCAGCCGGTGCGACAGCGGCACGATCGAGCCGTTCACCCGTGCCCCCACCGTCGTCTCCCCGATGCGGGTGTGGATGTGGTAGGCGAAGTCCACCGGGGTGCTGCCCGCCGGGAGGCTGATCGCCAGGCCCTTGGGCGTGAAGACCCTCACCCGCTGCGAGAGGATGTCGGTCTTGACCGCGTCCATGTAATCCGACGCGTCGTTGATCTCGTTTTGCAGCTCGCGCAGTTGCGCGATCCAGTTCTCGCGGTCGCGCTGCGCCAGAGCACTCCCCTGCTTGTACATCCAGTGGGCGGCGACCCCGTACTCGGCGACCTCGTGCATCCGCAAGCTGCGAATCTGCACCTCGATAGGCTGGCCGCTCTGGCTGATCACGGTGGTGTGCAGGCTCTGGTAGCCGTTGGGCTTCGGGACCGCGATGTAATCCTTGAAGCGGCCCGGCAGCGGCGTCCACATCGAATGCACGATGGACACCGTGTGATAGCAGATGCGCTTTTCCCGCGTTTCCTCGGCCCGCTCGCGGCGCTTTTCATCGGTGCCGGGGGGCACTTGCAGCTCGCGCGGGGTCAGGATCACCCGGATGGCGAGCAGGTCGAAAATCTGCTCGAGCGCCTTGCCCTCCTTCTGCATCTTGTTGTGGATGCTCCAGAGGTGCTTGCTGCGGCCCGCGATATCGATGTCGCTGACCCACTCGGGGAGTTCGAGATCGTCTTCCAGGGCCGCCTGAAGCCCCGCGACCGCCTGCTCGATGAGTTGCTGCCGCTCCTCCTGCCGGGTCCGCAGCCGGGTCTGGAGGTAGGCGTAGGCGTCGGGCTGGAGATACTGGAAGGCGAGGTCTTCGAGTTCCCACTTGATCTGCCCGATGCCGAGGCGGTGCGCGAGCGGGGCGAAAATTTCCATCGTCTCGCGGGCGATGCGGACCTGTTTTTCGGGCTTCATGGAGCCTAGCGTCCGCATGTTGTGGAGGCGGTCGGCCAGCTTGACCACGATGATGCGGATGTCGCCGGTCATCGCCACGAGCATCTGGCGCAGGTTCTCGGCCTGCAGGTCGCGGCCGGTGTCGCGCACCTCGGCCTGCTGGCTGCCCTGCTTGGAGAGCTTGGAGACCTTTGTCTCGCCCTCCACGATGCGCCGCACTCCCTCCCCGAACTCGCGCTCGATGATCTCGAAGGTCACCCCGTCCACGTCCTCGACGGTGTCGTGCAGCAGCCCGGCCATGATGGATTCGGTGTCCATCCCCAGCCGGGCCAGAATCACCGCGACCGCGACCGGGTGGGTGATGTACGGCTCGCCGCTCTTGCGGGAAACTCCGGCGTGGGCGTCCCGCGCGAAGACGTAGGCCCGCTCGACCGCCTCGCGCTCGGCCCCAGGGCGGTCGGCGATGAGGGACCGCAGTTCCGGCATGCCGTGGTCGTCCGCGTCCGGAACGGGCGGGGGCACCGGACGCTGTTCGTCCGGGCGGGGGTCGTCGCGGCCGCTGTCGGGGGGGACCTGCACGCCCGGCAGGATAGAGCATCGGCCCCCGCCGAATGGGGGCCAGACAACCCCGGTCAGATGAAGGCCGCCTCAGCGTGGGGGTACGCCCGGCTACGCAGCGATCAGATTGGGCACGCTACCCTGGAGGACGTGAAAGTCGACCGCCACGAGCAGGACGAGGCCCGGCGCGAGCGCATCGCGCGGGTGGCGTTCGAGCTGTTCGCGCGGGGGGGGCTGGACGAGGTCAGCGCCCAGGACATTGCCCGCGCCGCGTATGTGAGCCGCACCAACCTCTACCGCTATTTCCCCTCCAAGGTGCATATGCTGCTCGCCCATTTCGAAAAGGCAGTGCAGGCCAGCCGCGACGACGCGGTCGCCCGCCTGCGGGCCGGGGCCAACCCGCAGCAGGTGTGGGCACAGGTGACAGCGCGGATGGCCGACCTGGGGGTGCGCTACCGCCACCTTGTCGGGGCGGTGGGGCAGGCGGTGCTGGGGGCGCGGCAGCCTGCGGGCAGTCAGGCGGAGGCCGACCGGGACGCGATGACGACGGCGGTCACGCTGGTGGCGCTCGTCGAGCCCGTCCTGATCGCCATGCGCGACCGGGGCGTGCTGCGTGACGGGGTAGACACCCGGATGGCGGGGGCGCTCCTGGTGGACGCCTGCCTGCTCGCGCTGCTGCACGGCGGGCACCGCGACCAACGCGAGGTGCTGCGCGACTGGCAGGACCGTTTCAGCCTGATCCTGCACGGGGCACTCGCGCCGGGGGTCAGCGCTGGGGACGTGCTCGCCCCGCCTGCCCACTCGGGCAACCCGGTCACGGACACGCGGCGGCCGGGGCCTTAGCCTCGGCGGGTGACCGCCGCCACCCCCGTTCCAGAAGGCACCCGGACCCGCCTAACCTTCCCCGCCGGGGGTGAGGCCGTACCCGCCGTGTGGCTGCGGCCCGAGGTCCCGGCTCCCGGCCAACCCGCCGCCCTGCTGCTGCACGGCTTTTCGTCGCGCGGGGACGTGATGGCGGATACGGTGGGCCGGGCGCTGCTGCGCCGGGGGGTGGCGTCCCTCTCCCCCGACCTGCCGCTGCACGGCACGCGGGGCGATCCGCTGGAGCTTCAGGCCCTGCGCAACCCGCTGGAACTCGCGCGGCTGTGGCGCCTCGCCCTGCGGGAGGCGGGAGCGGGCGTGGAGTTCCTCCAGGGTGAGGCTGGGCAGGTGGGCGTAGTGGGCTACTCGCTGGGGTCGTTCCTGTCGGTCGTCCTGGCCTCCCAGCGGCGGGAGGTCGGCGCTGTCGTCCTCGCGGCGGGCGGCGACCTGCCGGGCGGCACGCCGCTCACGGCGGTGGCGCGGACGGTGGCCGATCCCCTGCGGGCCGCCCACAAGCTGGGGGGACGACCCCTCTTGATGCTGAACGGGCGGCATGAC
Coding sequences within it:
- a CDS encoding ABC transporter ATP-binding protein, whose amino-acid sequence is MTVSSSPVQAGPAHRSESALELRGITKRFPLVLANDNISMNVRWGSVHALCGENGAGKSTLMKIVYGAQPPTSGEIVVDGEVVNFTDPSQAIARGIGMVFQHFMLVDTLTVTENVILGAEPTSGGAIDYASARRRVAELIRQFGFALNPDALVGDLPVGLQQKVEILKTLYRGARILILDEPTAVLTPSETDELFDFLKNQYAASGNAVIFISHKLHEVLHISDTISVIRDGKMIGTIPAQGATTETLAQMMVGREVSLRVQKAPAQPGEVALDVRGVSVRGEHGFAVKNVSFQVRAGEIVGIAGVEGNGQSELVEAITGLTPVAGGEITYLGRRAQGVREVEASGLSHIPEDRNERGLVLDMTTAENYILGEHDRAPFAGPLGFLRLDVIAENAKRLSEQYDVRPRSPHLRAGQYSGGNAQKLIVAREMRKGPKILVASQPTRGVDIGAIEFIHARIVEARDQGLAVLLVSADLGEVMNLSDRILVMYEGEVVGEVPASEATETGLGLLMTGSGGTSGRSGEISETLQTGER
- a CDS encoding bifunctional (p)ppGpp synthetase/guanosine-3',5'-bis(diphosphate) 3'-pyrophosphohydrolase, giving the protein MPELRSLIADRPGAEREAVERAYVFARDAHAGVSRKSGEPYITHPVAVAVILARLGMDTESIMAGLLHDTVEDVDGVTFEIIEREFGEGVRRIVEGETKVSKLSKQGSQQAEVRDTGRDLQAENLRQMLVAMTGDIRIIVVKLADRLHNMRTLGSMKPEKQVRIARETMEIFAPLAHRLGIGQIKWELEDLAFQYLQPDAYAYLQTRLRTRQEERQQLIEQAVAGLQAALEDDLELPEWVSDIDIAGRSKHLWSIHNKMQKEGKALEQIFDLLAIRVILTPRELQVPPGTDEKRRERAEETREKRICYHTVSIVHSMWTPLPGRFKDYIAVPKPNGYQSLHTTVISQSGQPIEVQIRSLRMHEVAEYGVAAHWMYKQGSALAQRDRENWIAQLRELQNEINDASDYMDAVKTDILSQRVRVFTPKGLAISLPAGSTPVDFAYHIHTRIGETTVGARVNGSIVPLSHRLQNGDMVEIVTSKNSKPNQGWLNFVVTRSARAKIRHYFRQQERDEALQRGHDLLERYLRKRHLPVRQLMRTKLLEDASQKLLGTRNPDDLYLALHAGKLTPSVVGRLLSPSLAQEQADAVARRASPTPRPPTPGGVYVEGLSTATKLANCCNPIRGDQIMGYLTRGRGVSIHRIDCPNMIRLLKDEPERCVAASWDSGTPGGTIVDLDVVAPDRQGLLADVLGAIAAEKRSPMKIEAGVGADGVAHILLRLAVTGQADLETVREAIRRVPGITDVVRQGKNGGRGRVSA
- a CDS encoding TetR family transcriptional regulator; this encodes MKVDRHEQDEARRERIARVAFELFARGGLDEVSAQDIARAAYVSRTNLYRYFPSKVHMLLAHFEKAVQASRDDAVARLRAGANPQQVWAQVTARMADLGVRYRHLVGAVGQAVLGARQPAGSQAEADRDAMTTAVTLVALVEPVLIAMRDRGVLRDGVDTRMAGALLVDACLLALLHGGHRDQREVLRDWQDRFSLILHGALAPGVSAGDVLAPPAHSGNPVTDTRRPGP
- a CDS encoding alpha/beta fold hydrolase, which gives rise to MTAATPVPEGTRTRLTFPAGGEAVPAVWLRPEVPAPGQPAALLLHGFSSRGDVMADTVGRALLRRGVASLSPDLPLHGTRGDPLELQALRNPLELARLWRLALREAGAGVEFLQGEAGQVGVVGYSLGSFLSVVLASQRREVGAVVLAAGGDLPGGTPLTAVARTVADPLRAAHKLGGRPLLMLNGRHDPVIRPEQAERLYAAASGPKELRWWEGGHAVPSGAVDEGAEWLAGQLGVGK
- a CDS encoding phosphatase PAP2 family protein — protein: MEAFWLAVTNLGRDEVFIVVLALYTWLVNPWGGRNLGVAFALSYLVNTALKFGFDLPRPFDNGAVASEAARATAGGPGLPSGHTQMSTTLWGGIAAQLGRPGAWVVALILIGLIAFSRLALNVHYPSDVIVGLGLGAAFAALAARGHFAQPGATRWLIPALFLAVAAFLPAGTPREYAVALGLTAGFWFVRPNYQPPRDWTGRATVAVLGLLIVFAVYFGLAAVLGGLSDLPLVRALRYAVLVWVAAEGAPLLLGRWLRRA